One segment of Rosa chinensis cultivar Old Blush chromosome 6, RchiOBHm-V2, whole genome shotgun sequence DNA contains the following:
- the LOC112169067 gene encoding uncharacterized protein LOC112169067, whose product MRMLVYGIGVDAVDDYLRIGETTAIEAMRLFVQAYIDVFGVEYLRRPTSDDISRLLLIGESRGFLGMLGSIDCMHWKWKNCPVAWKGSHNDINVLEHSPLFANLREGRAPPVTFKINDHEYTMGYYLADGIYPSWATFVKTIPCPLGEKANIFAKAHEGCRKDVELAFGVLQARFAIFRGPARCWDRETLQKIMKACVILHNMIIEDERDERIAQADLETLARQYAEPDMEIDDVLVSHNHTIEFEDFINNHLRIRDKGTHTMLQVDLVEHLWHRHLASINCIGYSYLLEKDMDTCFPVSRPPGKKAEKRKLKETTDQLVQIQKLHQEKKERDEKKLEIMKEKIEVDKEKL is encoded by the exons ATGAGGATGCTTGTCTATGGAATTGGGGTAGATGCTGTGGACGATTATCTTAGAATCGGTGAAACCACTGCAATTGAAGCTATGAGACTGTTTGTCCAAGCCTATATTGATGTTTTTGGCGTTGAATACTTAAGAAGACCAACTTCTGATGATATTTCCAGATTGCTATTGATTGGTGAGAGTCGTGGGTTTCTTGGAATGCTTGGTAGTATCGATTGTATGCACTGGAAATGGAAGAATTGTCCGGTTGCTTGGAAAG GCTCTCACAATGATATTAATGTCTTGGAGCATTCACCTTTATTTGCCAATCTCCGTGAAGGCCGAGCCCCTCCGGTCACTTTTAAGATCAATGATCATGAATATACAATGGGATATTATCTAGCAGATGGCATATATCCTTCATGGGCCACTTTTGTCAAAACCATTCCATGTCCACTAGGAGAGAAAGCAAACATTTTTGCTAAAGCTCATGAGGGATGTCGGAAAGATGTAGAACTAGCATTTGGAGTGCTTCAAGCACGTTTCGCAATTTTTCGTGGACCGGCTCGTTGTTGGGATCGTGAAACGCTTCAAAAGATCATGAAAGCATGTGTTATCTTACACAACATGATTATTGAAGATGAGCGTGATGAACGCATTGCACAAGCTGATCTTGAAACTCTTGCAAGGCAATATGCTGAACCAGATATGGAGATTGATGATGTTCTGGTTTCACATAATCACACAATAGAGTTTGAGGATTTTATCAACAATCATTTGCGAATTCGTGACAAAGGAACACATACTATGCTCCAAGTAGATCTAGTTGAGCACCTGTGGCACCGTCACTTGgctagtataa ATTGTATTGGTTACTCTTACCTTCTTGAAAAAGACATGGACACTTGCTTTCCAGTGTCTAGACCACCGGGTAAGAAGGCTGAGAAAAGAAAGCTGAAAGAAACCACTGATCAATTGGTGCAAATTCAAAAATTACatcaagagaaaaaagaaagagatgaaaaaaaactagaaattaTGAAGGAGAAAATTGAAGTTGACAAGGAGAAACTGTGA